GAACTCACGCAGTTTCGTACGGCTCCGCTCACCGCAGCAGGAGCAGTTGCGGGACGCGCTGCACGAGGGCGGTCACACCGTCACGGCGGCGGCCGACGGGGCGCTGGAGATCGACGGCGCCGGCACGGAGGAGATCGGCGAACTGGCCGCCCGGCACCAGGTGGTCCTGCACGAGCTGAGTTCCCAGCGCGCCTCCCTGGAGGAGGCGTTCATGCGGATGACGGCCGAGTCCGTCGAGTACCACGCCCACGACGGCGGCGGCCATGCCCCGCGGCCGGCCGCCGTTCCGGGGCCCCAGTGGGGACAGCACGACAACCAGGGCAAGGGAGCCTGACCTCATGGCGTCGCTACCAGCGGTCATCCGGTCCGAGTGGACCAAGATCCGTACGGTCGCCTCCACGACCTGGACCCTCGCCGTCGCGTTCCTCGTGACCGTGGCCCTGGGCGTCGGGCTGTCCGCGCTGTTCAACTCCACGTTCGACGGTCTCTCCGACGCCGAGCGGGCGACGTTCGACCCGACCTTCGTGAGCTTCTCGGGCATGATCCTGGGCCAGTTGGCGATGGTCGTCTTCGGTGTCCTGGTCGTCGGCTCGGAGTACAGCTCGGGCATGATCCGCACCTCGCTCGCCGCCGTACCGCGGCGCGGCGCCTTCCTCTTCAGCAAGCTCCTGGTCGCCGGGGGCCTGGCCCTGGTCGTCGGTCTGATCACGGGCTTCGTCACGTTCTTCCTCGGCCAGGCCGCCCTCGGCGAGCACGGGACCGGCATCGGCGAGCCGGACGTGCTGCGCGCGGTCGTCGGCAGCGGGCTCTACATGGGGCTGATCGCGCTGTTCTCGATGGGCGTGGCGACGATGCTGCGCAGTTCGATGCTGTCGCTCGGCATCCTGATGCCGTTCTTCTTCCTGGTCTCGCAGATCCTCGCCTCCGTACCGAAGGCGAAGGAGGTCGCCAAGTACTTCCCGGACCAGGCGGGCTCCAAGATCCTCCAGGTGGTGCCCGGCGCGCTGAACTCCGACGAGGGTCCCTACGGGCCCTGGGAGGGCATGGGCATCATGGTGCTGTGGGTGATCGCCGCACTGGCGGGCGGCTATCTCGTCCTGAAGAAGCGTGACGCCTGAGCGAAGTCCGTCCCGTACGGCATCCGGCTCCCCGGCCGGCCCGCCCGTTGCACCCCGTTCCGCTTCGTCACCCTCGTCGTGCCGACAGGCCGACGTGGCCGGAACCGTCAAGGCCCGGATACGCTCCTCACTCTTACGGGGGCCTTCGGCCCGGAGCGGCCACTGCCCCGACCACCTGACTGACCTGTCGATGGGGCTGGAGAATGATCGAGGCAGTCGGCCTGACGAAGCGCTACGGCGCCAAGACGGCCGTGTACAACCTTTCCTTCCAGGTGAGGCCGGGGACCGTGACCGGGTTCCTGGGCCCCAACGGTTCGGGCAAGTCGACCACCATGCGGATGATCCTCGGGCTCGACCGGCCCACCGCCGGCCGCGTGACGGTCGGCGGGCATCCCTTCCGGGGCCTGCCCAACGCGCCCCGTCAGGTCGGCGCCCTGCTCGACGCCAAGGCGGTGCACGGCGGGCGCAGCGCGCGCAACCATCTGCTGTCGCTGGCCCAGCTCTCCGGCATCCCGGCGGCCCGGGTCGACGAGGTGCTGGGCGTGGTCGGCCTCCAGGACGTGGCGCGGCGCCGGTCGAGCGGTTTCTCGCTCGGCATGGGCCAGCGGCTCGGCATCGCCGCCGCACTGCTCGGCGACCCGCAGGTGCTGCTTTTCGACGAGCCGGTCAACGGGCTCGACCCCGAGGGCATCCTCTGGGTGCGCAATCTGATGAAGCAGCTGGCGTCCGAGGGCCGTACGGTCTTCGTCTCCTCGCACCTGATGAGCGAGATGGCCGTGACGGCGGAGCATCTGATCGTGATCGGGCGCGGGCAGCTGCTGGCCGACATGAACGTCAGGGACTTCATCTCGCACAACTCGGCGGACTTCGCGCGGGTCCGCCCCGCCGACAGTGACGCGGGCGCGCGCGAGAAGCTGCTGGTGGTGTTCGGCGAGGCGGGCGGTCAGGTGCTGTCCGAGCCGGACGGCGCGCTGCGGGTGACGGGGCTGGCGCTGCCCCGGATCAGCGACCTGGCGCACGAGGCGGACGTACGGCTCTGGGAGCTGTCCCCGCACCAGGCGTCGCTGGAGGAGGCGTACATGCGGCTGACGCAGAGCGCCGTGGACTACCGGTCGACGGCGGACGAGCTGACCGGGTTCACCCCGCCGGAGCCGCCCGGGTACGGGGGGCAGCTGTACGAGCCGCCGGTGGTGCCCGAGGTGCCGACGCAGGGCTGGTACGCGCCGCCGCCGCCCGGGGAGAACCCGTACGCGACGGACGCGCCCGTCCCGACGGCCGACGCGACGACGAACACGACGGCGGCCACCGCGGCGGACGACGCGTCCGCGCCCGACGGCGGCGCGCCCGCCGTCAAGGCTGCCGCGCCCCGTGCCACGGCTGCCGCGCCCGCCCCGGAGGCCACCGCCACCGACTCGCGGCCTGCCGCCCCCGCCCCGGGACCCGCCGGGACGACCGAGACCGCACCGCCCGCCACCACTCCCGCCGAGGACGCCCGATGACCGCCCCGAACGAGCAGCAGGCCCCCCTCTGGCAGGGCGGGCAGCCCCTGGGGTCGTACGTCTCGCCGATCGCGGTCCGCCGGGCCACCTTCGGCGACGCGCTGGCCTCGGAGTGGACCAAGATCCGTTCCGTCCGTTCGACCCTGTGGACCCTCGGCGTGATGATCTTCCTGATGGTGGGGATCGGCACGCTCGCGGCGTGGACCGTCTCGTTCTCGGAGGGTCCGGTGGGTGGCGAGTCGGCGCTGCCGCTCGGCTTCTTCGGCGTGCTGCTGGGCTCGATCTGCGTCATCACGCTCGGCGTGCTGACGATCACCTCCGAGTACGGCACCGGCATGATCCGCACCACGCTGACCGCGTGCCCGAGCCGGGGCCGGGTGCTGGCGGCCAAGGCACTCGTCTTCTTCCTGCTCGTCTTCACCATCACGACGGTGACGGCGGGTGTCGTGGGCGCCATCCAGGTGGTGCTGCTGGGCGGCCGGACGCCCACCGCCGAGGAGTGGGTGCGCGCGACGATCGGCGTCGGCCTGTATCTGGCCCTGCTGGGGCTGCTGTCGCTGGCCGTCGGCGCTCTCGTACGGCACTCGGCGGGCGCCATCACCGTCATGATCGGGGTGGTGCTGCTGCCGCTGGTGATGGCGATGTTCATGTTCTCGTCGTCGCTGGTCGACGTCCAGCAGGCGCTGTTCGAGTACTCCATCCCGAGCCAGCTGGCGGTGCTCTACGAAGCCTCGCTCACCGGGTCGGGCCCGACGGGCTGGGACCCGCTGTTCATCGTGGCGGGCGTCACGGCCGTGACGTCGGTCCTCGCCTTCCTCGCGCTGGACCGGCGGGACGTGTAGGGCGGGGCGGTACGGCCCTCGCCTCGGGGGCGGCTCCGGGGAAACGCGGCCGGGGAGCCCCGGCGCAAGCCC
Above is a window of Streptomyces sp. NBC_01498 DNA encoding:
- a CDS encoding ABC transporter permease subunit, giving the protein MASLPAVIRSEWTKIRTVASTTWTLAVAFLVTVALGVGLSALFNSTFDGLSDAERATFDPTFVSFSGMILGQLAMVVFGVLVVGSEYSSGMIRTSLAAVPRRGAFLFSKLLVAGGLALVVGLITGFVTFFLGQAALGEHGTGIGEPDVLRAVVGSGLYMGLIALFSMGVATMLRSSMLSLGILMPFFFLVSQILASVPKAKEVAKYFPDQAGSKILQVVPGALNSDEGPYGPWEGMGIMVLWVIAALAGGYLVLKKRDA
- a CDS encoding ABC transporter ATP-binding protein, which gives rise to MIEAVGLTKRYGAKTAVYNLSFQVRPGTVTGFLGPNGSGKSTTMRMILGLDRPTAGRVTVGGHPFRGLPNAPRQVGALLDAKAVHGGRSARNHLLSLAQLSGIPAARVDEVLGVVGLQDVARRRSSGFSLGMGQRLGIAAALLGDPQVLLFDEPVNGLDPEGILWVRNLMKQLASEGRTVFVSSHLMSEMAVTAEHLIVIGRGQLLADMNVRDFISHNSADFARVRPADSDAGAREKLLVVFGEAGGQVLSEPDGALRVTGLALPRISDLAHEADVRLWELSPHQASLEEAYMRLTQSAVDYRSTADELTGFTPPEPPGYGGQLYEPPVVPEVPTQGWYAPPPPGENPYATDAPVPTADATTNTTAATAADDASAPDGGAPAVKAAAPRATAAAPAPEATATDSRPAAPAPGPAGTTETAPPATTPAEDAR
- a CDS encoding ABC transporter permease subunit — encoded protein: MTAPNEQQAPLWQGGQPLGSYVSPIAVRRATFGDALASEWTKIRSVRSTLWTLGVMIFLMVGIGTLAAWTVSFSEGPVGGESALPLGFFGVLLGSICVITLGVLTITSEYGTGMIRTTLTACPSRGRVLAAKALVFFLLVFTITTVTAGVVGAIQVVLLGGRTPTAEEWVRATIGVGLYLALLGLLSLAVGALVRHSAGAITVMIGVVLLPLVMAMFMFSSSLVDVQQALFEYSIPSQLAVLYEASLTGSGPTGWDPLFIVAGVTAVTSVLAFLALDRRDV